A single region of the Microcella sp. genome encodes:
- a CDS encoding thermonuclease family protein: MPPIARRLSSAALIIGLTAGVGGCQQGSTFGPSPTASEHDGVGTVTSIIDGDTLRLEVDGDDVRVRLIGIDTPEVYPDIECFGPEASAAIAELAPEGSQLTFTYDVDRRDRFDRELMYLFTLDGVFINAALVEQGFATAVLFEPNDRHWNELRALERQARDAGLGLWSAC, translated from the coding sequence ATGCCCCCGATCGCTCGCCGCCTCAGCTCAGCGGCCCTCATCATCGGCCTGACTGCGGGGGTCGGCGGGTGCCAGCAGGGCAGCACGTTCGGGCCCTCTCCGACGGCCTCGGAGCACGACGGAGTCGGCACCGTCACCTCGATCATCGATGGCGATACGCTGCGGCTCGAGGTCGACGGCGACGATGTGCGCGTGCGACTCATCGGCATCGACACCCCCGAGGTGTATCCCGACATCGAGTGCTTCGGCCCCGAAGCCAGCGCGGCCATCGCCGAGCTCGCGCCGGAGGGTTCTCAACTGACGTTCACCTACGATGTCGACCGTCGCGACCGTTTTGATCGTGAACTGATGTACCTGTTCACCCTCGATGGAGTGTTCATCAACGCCGCGCTCGTCGAACAGGGATTCGCTACGGCGGTGCTGTTCGAGCCGAACGACCGGCACTGGAACGAGCTGCGGGCACTGGAGCGGCAGGCGCGCGATGCCGGCCTCGGGCTGTGGAGCGCCTGCTAG
- a CDS encoding DNA-formamidopyrimidine glycosylase family protein, which translates to MPEGDTVHRAAARLHAALAGQTVLRSDVRVPRFATADLGGHAVDEVVARGKHLLMRIGPITVHSHLKMEGAWHLMRLGERWRRPVFEARMVLETTATEGAPWQAVGFALGELDLLAHDAEHEVIGHLGPDPLSPDFDRDEAVRRLTANPARPIGLALLDQRAVAGFGNDYRNELLFLRGVLPETPVGAIDVEAALDLGVRLIRANRDRDERTTTGNTRRGERLWVAHRDGRPCRRCGTRIRRGLLGDDALTERITWFCPQCQR; encoded by the coding sequence ATGCCCGAAGGCGACACCGTTCACCGCGCAGCGGCGCGACTGCACGCCGCGCTCGCGGGGCAGACGGTGCTGCGCAGCGACGTGCGCGTGCCGCGCTTCGCCACCGCCGATCTGGGCGGCCACGCCGTCGACGAGGTGGTCGCCCGCGGCAAACACCTGCTCATGCGCATCGGCCCCATCACCGTGCACTCGCACCTCAAGATGGAAGGCGCCTGGCACCTCATGCGGCTCGGCGAGCGCTGGCGTCGCCCCGTGTTCGAGGCGCGTATGGTGCTCGAGACCACCGCGACCGAGGGCGCGCCCTGGCAAGCCGTCGGCTTCGCGCTTGGCGAGCTCGACCTCCTCGCGCACGACGCCGAGCACGAGGTCATCGGCCACCTGGGGCCCGACCCACTCTCGCCCGACTTCGATCGCGACGAGGCGGTGCGGCGGCTCACGGCAAACCCCGCGAGGCCTATTGGCCTCGCGCTGCTCGACCAGCGCGCCGTCGCCGGTTTCGGCAACGACTACCGCAACGAGCTGCTGTTCTTGCGCGGCGTGCTGCCCGAGACGCCCGTGGGCGCGATCGACGTCGAGGCTGCGCTCGACCTGGGCGTGCGGCTCATCCGCGCCAATCGAGACCGCGACGAGCGCACGACCACCGGCAATACCCGGCGGGGCGAGCGGCTCTGGGTGGCGCACCGCGACGGTCGGCCCTGCCGCCGCTGCGGCACGCGGATTCGTCGCGGACTGCTCGGAGACGATGCACTCACCGAGCGCATCACCTGGTTCTGCCCCCAATGTCAGCGCTGA